The genomic interval AAATTTCCCTTCCATTAAAACATTTGCATTGTCATTCCAATATTTAGTGTAAAACTGAATCATATCAATATGATCCTGAGGTACTTCTTGTAACATCACAGACAATTGTGGTACTCCAAACAAGGTGTTTACTACTTGCAAAGCCGCAACTTCTACTTTTTCGTCTTTATGCCAAGTCAACATATCTGCGTGTACAGCAGTTTCACCACATAACATTCTAATATCGGCAATACGAATTCTGTTCATCGTTCCGTCACCAGGACAGTCAAAGGCACGCATCATGTTACCAAATTTGCGCATAGCAGGACCAGTATATCTTTGTCTAAATTCGATAAAAACATCAGGATTGATTGCTTTTAGCTCACTCATTACATCAGACAATAAACGATCAACCGCTTCATTGATAGAACTATAATCACGACCATCAGCATCTGTAAGAACTGTTTCATCATACAATCTAAAGTCATCAATAAAGTCTAATTTGAAACCGTCAAGTCCCCATTCTTGCAATGCATTTTTGTAAATATTGATCAAATACTCCCTAACTTCTGGAAAACGAGGGTCAAATACTGGTGCCCAACGATGGGTTTTGGTCAATAATTTATTTTCGAAAACCTTGTAAGCTCTTGATTTTACGCCACAAAAAGGAACAGAATACCAGAAACCTACTTTCATTCCAATTTCATGAACGGCATCTACAAACTCTTTGGTTTTAGAAATACGGTCTGGAGTCCAATCTCCTGTGTAATCGTATCCTCTGTTGGTGTCATTAGTCTGCCATCCATCATCGATGATAATTACTTTATATCCTAGACTGTAAGCGATTCTACATTCTGCCAACAATTTTTCAACTTCCAAATTTTGGTGAAAATTATACCAAGTAGAATACAAAGGTGTTTTTGCAATTTGTGGAACGAATGCTGGTTTTAAATTATCAAAAGTTTCCCACCAAGCGGCAACTTCATTCAACGCAGTTGAAAAATGTTTAGGAGCAGAGTCAATTCTTATTTGCGCCTTAAACTCATTCAAGGGCGATAAACGCTCTGAAAGGAATGTAATATGGCAATAAAAACAATCATCTTCTTCTCTGATTCTTGCGTTTAATTCTAATTTATTGATAGCATTTGAACAAGCAAAAGTATGAACATTCGTATCGTCATTACCAAATAAGCTAATGATGGGAGCGTCAATAGAAATACGTGATTCCAAATGTTCTAATTCCCAATCTGCTTGGATGCGTTTTTCAAAATCTGTTGTTGGTTTCCAAACTCCTTTTACATTATGTGCCGGAATTTTCCATTGAATTGTAACTGGTTTAGGAACAATTGCTTCGTCTGATTTTATAGTTACATCAAAAATCTGTACCCCTTCTTTATTGTAAATGGAATTTATAGAAACATCTAAATTTCCTATGTTTTCTAAAACTAATAGACACATTGCTTATATTTTTTATATTGATTAAAAGCTAAAAAAAGCTTTCCTAAATTCTTTTTATATTAGTTTAAAGAAGCCAAGCACAAACACTTGGCTCCAATTAAACCACGACAATCTAATTACCTCTTTAATTATATCCTTGATTTTGTTTCAAATTAGGATTAGAATCTATTTCTGTGCTTGGAATCCAAATAAGTTCATCTCTATTCGATTTGAATATACCTCCACTTAATGATTTTGGGTTTTTACCATGAGCTGAAGTCGCTCCCATATATTTATCAGCAAGTCCCCAACGTACAAGGTCAAAGAAACGGTGTCCTTCTCCTGCTAGTTCCATTGCTCTTTCATCAATAATTGCATTTCTTAAAAGAACTTTATCAGCTTTAACTGTTGGTAAAAGATCTACCAGACCAGAACCAGGACGTTGACGAACCATAGTAACATAAGGTCCTGCAAGAGCCGTTTTATCATCTTCGTTTAACGCTTCTGCTAGCATCAACAATACATCAGAATAACGAATTACTCTCCAGTTGGTTCCAACATTAGTTCCTAAGAAATCTACTTGACTTCTCACCCCTATATCCATACCTGCATATTTTTTAGAAAATATAGGCTCTACTCCGGCTGCAGTAGCGATTGCAATATCACTAACAAAGTCAGTAGCATAAGGAGTCCCACCGTAACCTGTAGCGCCAAGGTAATTATAAGCTAAGGTTTGATTTCTTCTATAAGTATCTCCATTAGCTTCAAATAAATTTTTCAACCAAGGGTTTACTACGTGTCCTTTATCTGGAGTTTTTCCTGGAGGTGCATAATCAATATGAAAATTCCCCATAGTACCTGTTCCAGGAATATCAGATCCCCATACAAATGTTTGTTGTCCTAAAAATTGCAATTCAAAAACTGACTCCGAGTTGTTTTCATTTTTTTCAGTAAAGTTATCGCCATATTGAGCCGCAGGTAACAAAGTGTATTTCCCTACTAACGGTAATAATGTAGCATGAGCCAAAGCCCATTTTTTCTGATACAAATAACTTTTTCCTTTCAATGCTGTAGCTGCTCCAGACGTAGGTCTTCCTAAGTCATCACCCGTCCATTGTGCAGGTAACATGGTTTCTGCTTTTCCTAAATCGGCAACAATTTGATCCCAAACAGCTTGTTTAGCAGCTTGTTTTACATATAAATTATCTAAATCTGGTACATCTAGAACTAAAGGCACATTACCATAAAGATTGACCAAATACCAGTAATCAAAAGCTCTTAAAAAATAGGCTTGTCCTACTAAATTGTTACGAACGACGTCATTTGGAATCCCTTCTTTATTTACGTTATTGATAATATTGTTGCAACGGCCAATTGATTTGTATAATTCTTGCCATGGTTCTGTAGCCCAACGGTCACCCGGTTTCCCTAAAAAGGTTGCCATCGCTGTATTACTTCCTAAAGGAAAGTTATTGAATTCATCTGATCGTAGTAATGCACCTGAATGTAGAATTCGTCCCCAGAAAAAAGTTCCTGTAATTGGGTGAAAAGCTCCGTTTACCGCAGATTTTACTTGCTCTTCAGAGGTACCAAAATTGGCAGTTGAAGTGGCATTTTCATTACTTTGATTTAGCAAATCTCCTGAACATGAGCTCCCTAAAGCCGCTAAGCTCAAAGTCGCTAACATGATTGATTTTGTATATTTAAATTTTTTCATTTTACTATTTTTTAGATTAAAAACTAGCTTGTAGTCCAAGCATAAAAGTACGAGCATTAGGATACGTTCTTGCATCTAAACCTCTCCCTAACAATGGGTTTACTGTTGGTCTTACACCAGGAACACCAGAATTCAAATTCGCTCTACCACCGTTGGTAGAAGCTACGTCAGGGTCATATCCGCTGTATTTTGTCAATACAAATACATTTTGAACATTAAATGAAACTCTTAGGCTTTTGAAAAAGTCCATTCCTAATGTTTTAGTAGGTAAGTTATATCCGATTTCGATATTTTTCAATCTTAAATAAGATCCGTCTTCTACAAAAAACGAAGAAGGCTCTTTGTTACCTGCTGCATCAGAAACTGACGCTTTTGGAATACCTGTATCTGTATTTGTAGGTGTCCAAGAGTTTAAAACAGAACTCAATTTACCACCATCTTGCCAAAGCATATTGTAATATTTACCTACATTGTAAATCTCATTTCCTTGTACCCCAACGAATGCCATACTGAAATCAAAATTTTTGTAATCTGCACCAAAGGTCAAACCATAAGTAAAATCTGGAGTAGGATTACCAATATTAGTAATATCTTTTTCATCAATAACTCCATCACCATTTACATCGACTCTTACAAAGTTACCAGTCAATGGGTTTACTTTATCCTCTACTTTATAACCATAGAAAGAACCAATTGCTTCCCCTTTAACTGTGCGGTTTACAACTCTCAAATCTTCATCAATTGCTGGTCCTAAGATCGGAGCTGGAATATCTCCTGCTTTTGCAACAAGATTAAAGGAGAAGTTTGTACCTACTTTATAATGGAAATCACCATCTGTTTTTTGATAACTCAAATCAAATTCAAAACCTTTATTTATTAATGTTCCTGCATTTCTAGTTACTGGTAAACTTACACCCAAAGTAGAAGGAACATTGATCGCTACCAATACATCTTTGATGTCTTTTGCATAATAATCGGCAGTGAAATTCATTTTATTGTTTAAGAAGGTTACATCAACACCTAAATCAAATGTTTTGGTTGTTTCCCAAACTAAATTAGGATCTGCCAAAGTTGTTTGCGCTAAACCTGTCGCAAGTGCTCCTCCAAAAGAAGTATTGGATTGATTAGCAAGAAATACTGCTTGAGTTGGATAAAAAGTATCAGGATAAGAACCTAAAACTCCGTATGAAGTTCTCAGTTTCAAAAAGTTAATCATATCTGATTTCCAAAATGATTCTTTACTTATATTCCAAGCACCAGATATAGATGGGAAATATCCAGACTGATTATCTTTGGCAAAACGAGATGATGCATCACGTCTCACAGTTCCAGATAATAAATAACGATCGTCATAATTGTAATTCAAACGTCCGAAATAAGATATTAATCCTGCTGTATTGTTTTCTCCCAATAAAATATTTGTAGCACTTGGAGGCAACGCGCTCACCACTTGAATACTATTTGATGGTGTTCCTTGACCATAAATACCGCTGCTTCTTTGGTTTTCTTTAAAGTAAGTGTAACCCGCAACTACACCTATTTTACTTTTACCAAAATCTTTATCATAGCTAAGTGTTGGTTCTACCAATAAGTTAATCGTCGTTTTGTTATACTCTGTCAAATCATTTTTATCATTAACATTTCTAACAGCATCTACAGTACTCATAAAGTAAGTAGGTGTGAATTGAAATGAATTTTGGTTTTTATAATCCAAACCAAAATTGATTCCTGCACTCAAATTATCAGTAATTTTATAATCAAATTTAAGACCTCCAAATAATGTTCTTGTAGTAATAGAGTTGTTTTCCAAAGAAGCTAATCCAAATTGATTTACTCCTCCAGGACCCTGAATAACTGTTGATGGTGCTTCAAATCCACCTTCATTGGCAGCGTTACTTAATGCTACAGTTGGAGCTGTAGTACCATCAAATCCGTACCAGTTATTTTGTTTTAAATTACCTTCTGTAATTCCTAAAGTTTGCGTGATTTTCAACTTTCTAAAATTATGCTCACTATTTAATCTTGCATTCAATCTTCTAAAACCAGAACCAATTAAGATACCGTCTTGTTTGAAATAATTTACCGATGCAAAGTAAGAAGATGTTTCACCACCACCTTGTATAGACAAACCATGATCTTGAATCATTCCTGATTTAAGATTTTGTTTTTGCCAATCTGTACTCACACCATTGTAAGTAACTCTTGTTGCGTCTCCGTCGTTTTCAAAACGTTGGTTCAAATATTTTGTGTATTGTTCTCCGTCAATAAAGTCTAAGTATTTACTTGGTGTATCAAAACCAATACGAGCATTATATTTAACCTCCATTTCTTGGTTTTTTCTACCATGATTCGTTTTAATTAAAATTACTCCATTGGCAGCTCTAGCTCCATAGATAGCAGCAGTAGCAGCATCCTTTAAAACTGATATGTCTAAGATGTCATTTGGATTAACATAATCCATGTTTTGTACAATAACACCATCTACTATATATAATGGACTTGCATTACTCAATGAGTTTACTCCACGTATGAATACGTTTGCAGTACCTCCTGGTTGTCCACCTGAGCTCTCTACTTGAATACCAGATACTTTACCTTGTAATAAAGTAGCAGGGTTACTCGCAACAGATTTTACTAGTTCTTTCGAACTAATAGAAGCTACAGATCCTGTAAGTTCTCTTTTGCTCGAAGTACCGTACCCTACAATTACAACCTCATCTAAAGTTTGTGAATCTGCAAGCATGGCTACATTAACTACTGTTCTTCCATTTACTGCTACTTCTTGAGTTTTTAATCCCAAATAACTAAATACTAATACCCCTTTTGAAGAAACTCCTCCAATTGAATATTTTCCGTCAAAATCGGTTGTGGTTCCTTTTGCTTCTCCTTTAATGGAAACATTGATACCAGGAACAGGCATGCCATCTTCTGTGACTACACCAGTAACTTTAATTGTTTGAGCAAAGAGACTAAAGCTTAAAAGCAAAGTCGCAAAACCCATCAATTTTTTTAGCGTTTGTTTTTTCATAAGTTTTTAAATTGGTTAATTTATTTTTATTGGATAGTAAATAGATTTAACAATAATCTCAACTGTATTCATTGGTCTATGATAGTCTATGCTACTGATACAAATTTAGATTATTTTTTTCAATACAAAAATTAAATTACTGTTTTTTTACGATATCAGTACAAAATAACCGTGTAAACCAATAAAACCGCATATGATTACTGACAATATATTTAAAAAAATATCAAATAGAACTAATGAAATTAACAATTGAAGAAGTTTTTTAATGAGAAAAAAACTATTAATAAAAAAAAAGAAGTGATTTCTTTTTGTCAAAAGAGAAAAAAATCTCTAATCTTTTTACTAATGCAAAAACAAATGACTTATCTACAAAGAGTTACGCTGAATAAAATCAGAAGGTACGATTTCATGAATCAACTCTCCATGTTTAACAAATTTGGCTGCCTTGACTGCCATTTCGTTAAAATTAGTGGATATGGTAGTAATACCCCCAGAAATAATTTCTTTAATAATGTGGTCGTTATGAGACAACAAACCTACATCTTGACCAATAACGAAATTCATTTTTTTACAATCTCTAAGCAACTCCCATAAATCTGTGTCGTCAATAAAAAAATAAAGGACACCTGCCTGGACAGAATCGAGACGGTAATTTTTTTCTATTTCGCCTATTAACTGGTTTTCTTCTACAAAACACTCAAAACCTTTTAAGACCCCAATAGGATAATCCAAATCGCTTCTATAATACAAAACAATTTTATCATACTTTTTTATGGCCTCCAAGATTTCGGTCAAACGGTCGTGGGTGGAGTTTTCAAATTCTTGTGCTATATAGGAATAGTTGTTACCCAAATCTAAATACCTATCAACAATTAATAATCGACTAGGTTCAATAGTCTCTAGCAATGGTCTTACCAATGGATTTTCTATTGGCGCAATTACATATGCACCGTATTTACCATAAATATTTGATATAATATTCTCAAATGTTTCGATATTATTATGATGTACATAAATATCAATTTGATATCGGTCTCCCAATTCTTTTCTAAAAGTATTATAAAACTCTTCTTGAAAACGGTGAAAAGAATACAATAACAACGCAACCTTTAATACTACATCTGTTTTAGTACTTATTATAAAATATCCTTTTAGTTTTACTGATTCTACCAACCCTCTATCTTTTAGCTCTTCATAAGCCTTTACGATGGTTTTTCGAGCAAACCCAATATTTTCAACCATTTGATTAATAGATGGAAGTTGATCGCCCACAACTATGATTTCGCTATCAATACATTCAATAATTCCTTGAACTAATTGTTCGTGTTTTGACAACGTACTAATTTGTTTTAAAGCAATAATTTTATCGAATAGAAGTTCCATTAATTGTATTTTAAATATATAAAGGCTAAACTCAGATTTTCGCAGTAGAAATCTAGACTAAAGATAAAGGTAAAGAAACAATAAAAAAAGGTTATAACCCAGATTACACAGTAGAAAACAATGATGCAACATTTCACATTCAAAACGAAGCACTTACACCTATAGAATATTTATTTTTAAGAATAAACACAAATCAATAGTTATATAATACCGCTACTTCAACCGCAACAAATCTTTCTAATCTTTTATTATATCAAAAAAAAGTCACTTTCAAATAATTCGAAAGTGACTTTATATCGTTTAAATATTCGCTATTAATCCAACTTATCAGTTAAGTCTTTGAATATTTTTCTAGCATTTTTATTTTCATATAAAATAGCATAAACGGCGTCAATAATCGGCGTTTTTGCTCCATAAGTTTGATTGAGTTTGTAAGCACTTTTAGTTGCGTAATAACCTTCCGCCACCATATTCATTTCCATCATCGCACTTTTTACAGTGTAGCCCTTGCCTATCATATTACCAAACATTCGGTTTCTGGAAAAAACGGAATAACCCGTAACCAATAAATCCCCTAAATAAGCGGAGTCATTAATGTTACGTTTCATTTTATGGACTTTTCGAATAAATTTCTTCATTTCTCGAATGGCATTACTCATAATCACCGACTGGAAGTTATCACCATAACCCAAACCGTGTGCCATTCCTGCTGCTATAGCATATATGTTTTTCAACATGGCTGCATATTCTGTTCCAATAATATCATCGGTGATTTTGGTCTTGATATAATTACTGGATAGATTATCTGCCACAATTTTTGCTTTCGACTCGTCACCACAAGCGATAGTCAAATAAGACAAACGTTCTAAAGCAACCTCTTCAGCATGACAAGGCCCCGTTATTACTCCAATATTCGAATACGGAATATCATAGGTGTCATGAAAATGCTCACCAACAATCAAACTTGTTTCAGGAACGATTCCTTTAATGGCTGAGAATATAATTTTGTCATTTAAAGGAACTGTCAAATTTTGTAATTCGGCATCCAAAAAAGCGGATGGTATTGCGAATATGAGGTAATCCGCATTGGTCACAGCCACATTAATATCACTAGTTAGTACAAGTTTATTAAGGTCAAATTCAACCGAACTCAAATAATTAGGATTGTGTTTGTAGGCTTTCAAATGTTCTATTGCCCCTTCATTACGCATATACCAAGTTACCTCAGTAAGATTATTGCACAGCATTTTAGTAATAGCGGTTGCCCAGCTCCCACCACCAATCACTGCAAATTTTTTAGTTTTGCTCATTTTAGAATAATATTTAGTCAAAAGTACTTAAAAATAGGGGAATCATATCATAAATGATTCTTTAGCGTATCGTTTTTTATAAATATAAAATTTAGAAATACGTAAAAACACTTTTTTTTTAATCCCTACACAATATAAGGTTTTTACAAACGTTATAACAGTCTATTAATAAATGTTTTGCTTGCGAAAATCTTGTAAAATAAGGTTAAATTAGTTAGTTATGATTTTGGTTTTATGAAAAAGGCGTCTTGGAAAATCCAAAACGCCTTTTTTTTGCTCAATCAGTATTTTGAATTAATAACTCATTTCAACAATTTCTTTTACTTTCTCTAAAGTAACCTTTTGTTTTTCACCTAGACCAAGCCAACCTCTTTCTTCAAATCGATTCACAATAAAATCAGCCGTATTCGCGTACTCTTTAGTATAATCAGATAATTTAGTATCCATCCCCATAGTATGGAAAAAGGCAACCGTTTTCGCAATTGCTTCTTGTGCAACTGCCTCATCAGTTCCTTCCAAATTAAAGATACGTCTGCCGTATTGTGTTAATTTTTCTTTTTTAGATTCAAATAACGCTTGGTACAAATTAGGGCCAACAATCGCTAAAGTTCTAGCATGGTCAATTCCGTATAAAGCCGTTAATTCATGGCCGATCATGTGTGTTGCCCAGTCACTAGGAACTCCTTTTTGAATTAGTCCGTTCAATGCCATGGTACAGCTCCACATAAAATTAGATGCCAAAGCATAATCTTTTGGATTGGCTACAACTTTTGGCCCTACTTCAATTAAGGTTTGTAAAATTCCTTCGGCAATGCGATCTTGCAAATAGCCTTCGTGGGGATAAGTTAGATATTGTTCTAGTACGTGCGTATATGCATCTACTACTCCATTTTCTAATTGTCTTTTTGGCAAGGATTCAATCACCGTAGGATCACAGATTGAAAATTTAGGAAATAAGGCGCTTCCACCAAAAGCCAATTTTTCTTGAGTTTCAGCAATAGTAACCACTGCTCCAGAATTCATTTCGCTTCCTGTAGCTGGCAAAGTCAATACTGTTCCAAAAGGAATTACTTTAGAAACATCCGTTAATAGGATTCTTTTTCTCAAAATTTCAGAAGGATCGCCTTCGTATTTTACTGCTCCTGAAATGAATTTTACTCCATCAATCACAGAACCTCCACCCACAGCAAGAATGAAATCTATATTTTGTTCTTTGATAACTGAAACTGCTTTCATCAAAGTCTCATAATGAGGATTCGGCTCAATTCCGCCAAACTCAACAATTGCAAAACCTTTCAAAGCTTCAACTACTTGTTGGTGGATTCCGTTTTTAAAAATACTTCCTCCTCCGTAAGCTAATAATATTTTGGCTCCAGCAGGAACGAGTTTTGTTAATTGTTCTATTTGTCCTTTACCAAAAACATAATTGGTAGGATTGTAATATTGAAAATTTAACATCTTATTTTGTGTGATTTAATTGTTGTACTAATTTTTCCGCTACTAATTTTGATGAAGCTGGATTTTGACCTGTAATCAATAAACCATCTTCAACAGCATAGGGATGCCAATCTTCTCCTTTGGAATAAGTTGCTCCGTTCTTTTGCAATTCGTCTTCCAATAAAAAAGGAACAACGTCTGTCAATCCTACAGCTTCTTCTTCTGTATTTGAAAAACCAGTAACTTTTTTTCCTTTAACCAAAAATTCTCCGTTTACTTTTACGTTTTTCAATACCGCTGGCGAATGACATACAAAAGCCACTGGTTTATTATTTGAATAAAAATCTGCAATCAAAGCAGCTGAATTAGCATCAGTAGCTAAATCCCAAAGCGGCCCGTGTCCTCCTGGATAAAAAACAGCATCATAATCCGTTGATTTTACATCGGCTAATTTCATCGTGTTTTTCAATTTATCCAAAACTTTTTCGTCTTTGTCATAACGCTTGGTGTCCTCAGTAGCAGATGATGGATCTTCACTCTTTGGATCAATTGGCGGCTGACCCCCTTTTGGAGTTGCAATGTCAACTTGGACACCTTTATCCACTAATTCATAATAAGGAGCTGCAAATTCTTCTGTCCAAAATCCTGTTTTTTCTCCTGTGTTCCCTAAATCACTATGACTTGTCAATACAAATAATACTTTTTTCATCTTGTTTTTATCGTTTTTTTGAGCAGTTATATTTAAAGAACTGACCATGATTAATACTATAGTAACTAATTTTACTTTCTTCATGTTTTTATTTATTGATACAAATTTACGTTATTAGTGTTATTAGTTAAAATAATTTAAATTATGTTTGTGATAAGTAAATTTATATCATGGTTAATTTAGAATGGTACCGCACTTTTAAGTCTGTTTATAAGAACAAGAATTTTTCCTTAGCCGCTAAAGAACTGTTTATCAGCCAGCCAGCCGTTAGCCAACAAATAGGAATGTTGGAAGCGCATGTAGGCTACAAACTTTTTAATCGAAAATCAAAAGGGGTTGAACCAACTGAGTACGCCAACTTGCTCAATAACCTCATCATTGAAGCCCTCGACCGTTTAGAGAATGTAGAAAACGGCTTTAGAGCCAAAGCATTTAATGCCAATCGTTTGATATCTGTTGGGATTTCACAACATTTATTCAGCAACCTAGGAAGTGTTTTGATTTCAAAATTTGATTTTATAGATTTTAACTTTCAAGATGACGATACCTTATTTGAATTAGTAAATTCTAAAAAAATTGATTTTGCTATCGTTACTAAAAAACTTGATACTTATGATACTATTCAACAAGAAGTAGGCGAAATCAAACCCGTTGTAATAGGTTCTAATGATATTGACATAACCGAATTAGAATTACATCTTGCAGCAGCAGATTGGAATGCCACCGAAGCTTGGTTAAACGAGAAAAGATGGTACACCTTTGATGCTCGTATCCCACACATCAAATTATTTTGGCTGTATGTTTTTGACAAAAAAAGACCTAGTTTGATTCCTAATTATATTATCCCTTCAGAATATGAAATGATGGAAACAATTTCAAAAAACCAAGGAATAGGCATTACTTGGAATTGCAACGCCAAGTCATTTATAGAACAAAAAAAGATACAACTGTTATGGGACAGTGAAAAAATGCCCACAACAGCCGTTTATGTCATGTGTCGAAAAAATAATAATTTTGATACCATCTTAGACGAAATTACTCTCATGCTCCAAAAGGTTTTGTCTTAGTTATTTTTTATAAAAAGTATTAAAATCAATATATTCCCAAACTTTTATAGCCAAATAGCCGTTGTGTTTTTACAATAGCCTTCAAGTCATTAAACCCATCCATTTACAATAGCTTTGGACGAAAACTCTATCCAATTGCTACATTTTGATTTCTTCATTATGTTTTTTCGATGCGTATGGACAGTATGGACCGAAATCATTAAAACATCAGCCACTTTAGTACTTTTGTGACCTTCAACAGTAAGTTTTATAACTTCTTTTTCTCGTGGTGTAAATAATTCTTTCGTAGGACTTAAAAATAATTCTTCAGTCGTAACATTAATGAAAGATGGTTCGCCATTCAATCCTAGAAAAGACAAACCTGAAGGTTGATTATCCGTTTTTAAATGAGTAACATCGGTATGAATATCTAAAACCCTTATAATAGCACCTTCTTCATTACTTTGTATGGGAATACATTGCATCAAGATCCAAATATAATTTCCGTCAGTTTGTCTTATTCTGAAGTCATAACTTAACTTATAGTTTAGTACTTTTGGGGGATCTAGTTCATTAAAAAACTTTATAGCTTTGCGTTCATAGGCGACAAATCTCTGTTTATCATCAGGATGAATATTATCAAAAAAAAGTTTCAAATTGAAATCTTTCTTATCTTTTAAACCTAAAACTCTAGTGACATCACTACAAATCCACTCTACCTCGACAGTGGCAAAATTCACGATATAATAGTAAAAATCG from Flavobacterium ovatum carries:
- a CDS encoding type 1 glutamine amidotransferase domain-containing protein translates to MKKVKLVTIVLIMVSSLNITAQKNDKNKMKKVLFVLTSHSDLGNTGEKTGFWTEEFAAPYYELVDKGVQVDIATPKGGQPPIDPKSEDPSSATEDTKRYDKDEKVLDKLKNTMKLADVKSTDYDAVFYPGGHGPLWDLATDANSAALIADFYSNNKPVAFVCHSPAVLKNVKVNGEFLVKGKKVTGFSNTEEEAVGLTDVVPFLLEDELQKNGATYSKGEDWHPYAVEDGLLITGQNPASSKLVAEKLVQQLNHTK
- a CDS encoding iron-containing alcohol dehydrogenase, giving the protein MLNFQYYNPTNYVFGKGQIEQLTKLVPAGAKILLAYGGGSIFKNGIHQQVVEALKGFAIVEFGGIEPNPHYETLMKAVSVIKEQNIDFILAVGGGSVIDGVKFISGAVKYEGDPSEILRKRILLTDVSKVIPFGTVLTLPATGSEMNSGAVVTIAETQEKLAFGGSALFPKFSICDPTVIESLPKRQLENGVVDAYTHVLEQYLTYPHEGYLQDRIAEGILQTLIEVGPKVVANPKDYALASNFMWSCTMALNGLIQKGVPSDWATHMIGHELTALYGIDHARTLAIVGPNLYQALFESKKEKLTQYGRRIFNLEGTDEAVAQEAIAKTVAFFHTMGMDTKLSDYTKEYANTADFIVNRFEERGWLGLGEKQKVTLEKVKEIVEMSY
- a CDS encoding LysR family transcriptional regulator, translated to MVNLEWYRTFKSVYKNKNFSLAAKELFISQPAVSQQIGMLEAHVGYKLFNRKSKGVEPTEYANLLNNLIIEALDRLENVENGFRAKAFNANRLISVGISQHLFSNLGSVLISKFDFIDFNFQDDDTLFELVNSKKIDFAIVTKKLDTYDTIQQEVGEIKPVVIGSNDIDITELELHLAAADWNATEAWLNEKRWYTFDARIPHIKLFWLYVFDKKRPSLIPNYIIPSEYEMMETISKNQGIGITWNCNAKSFIEQKKIQLLWDSEKMPTTAVYVMCRKNNNFDTILDEITLMLQKVLS
- a CDS encoding LuxR C-terminal-related transcriptional regulator, with the translated sequence MKKTWQELAKYSEEEMDSDFKLELYKKLQNIFHVGDFYYYIVNFATVEVEWICSDVTRVLGLKDKKDFNLKLFFDNIHPDDKQRFVAYERKAIKFFNELDPPKVLNYKLSYDFRIRQTDGNYIWILMQCIPIQSNEEGAIIRVLDIHTDVTHLKTDNQPSGLSFLGLNGEPSFINVTTEELFLSPTKELFTPREKEVIKLTVEGHKSTKVADVLMISVHTVHTHRKNIMKKSKCSNWIEFSSKAIVNGWV